Genomic segment of Hydra vulgaris chromosome 11, alternate assembly HydraT2T_AEP:
AAAACAGTTCTATCTAATGGCTGCAATGGGGAGGAAAACTTATCATTGTAATTCCGTGTTGAATTGCAAGCTCCAAGCCTTTAACAGAAATATGACTTTCATGACTGTCGAGAAGTAACAAAACTGGAGATTCCTGAGAACAGTttgaatatttaacaaaatgtttaatcCATTCTATGAAAATTTCTGAGTTCATCCAACCAGAAGGATTTGCAAATCCCACACATCCAGGAGGTCCTTCCTTAATCATGTAATCATGAAACTTTACCctaggaaaaataaataatggagGAATGGAATTTCCAATAGCATTAGAGGCACAACATGCAGTTACCAATGTTCCTCGTTCTGCAGATGTGATTCTTCCAACTTGTTTGCTTCCTCTACCAGCTAAAACCTTTACCGGCTTTTGAACGGTTGTTAAAccagtttcatcaacattatatatacaGTTAGGATTATATTTATATCGATTTCTTACCGTtttaagattttgaaaaaactctCTTACAGTGTGTTTGTTAAATACTGTTGATCCAAATGAAGCTTGAAAGCTTCATTTGGATTAAGCCTCTTTTTAcgacaatatctttttaaagtcATTCTATCTATGTTAAACTGACGTGCTACAACATTCAGCTGTGTTCcttctaaaactttattaacagCTACTTTCATTGTTTCACTTGGTATAgcaactttatttgtttttttaattctatttctAACCATTTTAAGATCtgtgaaaaaatatatcaataaaaacatatgtttttaataaatgctaatatttaacataataatattatgttaaatattttttaattattatgttaaatattattcttttgatattataaaataatagtattattattactagCTTATAACAtaagtagatttaaaaaatgaaatgctAAAAgctattgtttgtttatatatagtttttttttaaattataaatacaattcCATTCGTTTAACTGTATtgcttataaacaaaaacatgggGCACTTCGTCTTCTATGGGGCACTTTGATCTTCCGATCAATGGGCCCCGCATAGTCAAAGATCAATGTACCCCAATAGGTATAGGTAACATATTGATAGCAATATCTACTGTATAAATTGCagccaaataaaaattatatattatattatacaccTAACacttacaaatttaaaataaaattgttgttaacCCATACAgacatctaaataaaaatatatttgaattatagtacgatttaaaaaaatcactttttatgacgaaaaacaatattttctttattttttttgacgcTGATAaccttatgaaaaaatattacgAATAATCAATTAGGGAAGCATAATGGTTAATTAAATTGCAACCTCACTTCTAGTAAGGCAAAAAGGAACGAGTAAAAGCCAAAAGATCATACTGCCCCGGCGATCAATGCGCCCCCATCTCCCCTACTCAtcacttttttaataagttaaacgctatttaattagaattagattaaaaaaattataccactTTAATCCGTATGTTTTAATtaacaagatattaaaaaaaatgtaatatgtcAATTAGAatcttcttaattttaatttaaagattaagaAACCAACTAAAAAAATGAGTGGTCTTTAATTTTTGGCCACCGCTGTATATTACtaagttaactttatattacaggaaataataaagttgttcagttaagctttttcaaacatgttgtacttattgaataataaatcgttctttaaaattgtcaataaatattttatcaaacttttaaatagtatataatgacaaaagcacgttttttaaaactatatttaatacttatgatttaaaaactatattagagcaagtaatacaagtaaaaaattaaaatttaagtttcccgccattttcatttgttttgattataacaaaatactttcaaaaatgacggaaagcaaggtttttaagtgtttaacaaaaatttgtatttgttttataacttcCAATACCGCAGGAGACCGCAGTAATCactttatattttcaaagtagaaatgttaattaactagaaaaaaatatatatttttggaactcggtggaacatttttttaactgatatataaccaaaaaaatacatttacttactgcttttttttcaaaatgtctttaaacttaaacaaaaaaatcagactttttttttcttattagtaaatttgaaatatatagagCCAAAAGattatcttcaaaataaatatacacttttattaaaattaaaagtactcttttttagttaaataaaaatctcacatttttcagatttttttgaaaataataacaaattttttcacttctttttactataaaatacaaaataaaagttttactaaaaaattttttatacttttgaaataaaaaatattgcaatttaatattatttaaaaaaggccACTTAATTTAGAGAAAAGTTGTGTGGGGTTTATTaccattttgttgttgttttgacaCTGTGCGTCGGTGCGATATATGTGTGGGTATAATGCTTAAACCAATAAAAACCACACTACGTAAGAACGAAAGCcgcacaatatattttttggaaaGCTTTACGTGGgaaaaacaattacaaacaagttataataattgatttgattatatatatattattattcacGGATAAAAACActtactgaaactttttagtttctGTGTTACAAGAAATTTTATACTGATGGAGGTTTTaacattttccaaaaatataaaaacgttttaatgcGTTACTATGGAAACTATTTATGGTGAGAAGACAATTATGGTTTGGAAAGATAAATTAGGGATTAGCACCAAGGCATGTTATATAGAGAAAAAGAAGATCTTTTCAATTTATGTGACGaagataaaatttcaattgttaaagatgtaaaaacaaaaatgtgtatttgttagaagaaaaaaaacaaaatcatcacGATCAAGAGCTGCCAATATATTGTTCTGATATTACTAATatgaagcaaaaaataataatttataacccAAAAAACAATTCAATGGTGTTAAGAGTTTGCAGAAGCTGCCATGGCATATCTGCTAATAcagataaatttaatattgttaaaggACGCAGTGAATGTAATTTTATGAATTCCAGTTGTCCAGAAAGTCAATCATGCAATAATTACAGTGAATTAAAAACGGAAAACattaatgatatcaaaaaagAATACGACAATATCttagaaaatttacaaagaaatcATCTGAACTTAATTGTAGTTGCATTGATTCGTTTAAAACAAGCTGTGAAACAACGTCTCAgagttcatataaaaatatctacCAAATATGTTTGAGTGATGATAATGAGTTGATTGCGCCATGTAATTGCTCTGGATCAGCACGATATGTTCATGCCCAATGTTTAATCACGTGGCTGATTAAACAATGGCTAGGAACATATCGTGCTGAAACACGATATGCTCATGCCCAATGAAaaataacatgaaaaaaaactttattttttaaagtttttttcagcaACGTGATGAAACTTGCTTGGGTGATGTTaagataagaaaaataaatcgcCTTTGATTTTGCCGTTTAGAAGATACCCGAAGATCCTCCTGTATCATTAATATGGTtctcagtattttttttttctgtttgtttcttaatttttattcaatttatctTAACTTATCCTAAAATTGCAAATCTACTATGTGTCTAGTTTTGTATGTTTTAGATGGATTTGACATTCCATTTAACGCtggatttttatattttttcaaatgtcgTCATTATTGGAAGAAATGGTGTGCTTTAAACCAAGACTGGTATATAGACGATTTAAAAGATGATGTCGATGAAGATGTCGATGATCATCCAGTGTAATAGATGTAAAGAacttattttagtaaatattgcCTTAATATAACTTTTCTAATTTAATCTTTAGTTCTTTAACTTTGCGtttgtaatttattaaagtaatataCCTCTTTGTTGTTTGTTgcgttttattattttctttttaaattatttttctataaaaaaacaaaaatattattatttaaatactgcTTGTCTATAATGACCTGAAAATATAggctggtatatatatatatatacaagcctATATTATCAGGTCattattctaaaattaataaacaattactAATTGCTCATTTTAAAGTCTAATGCAATAAGAAGGACGGgtggataaaaaaaaacaattccttttacgtttttggagtaattgttcagctttacgtgaatagaAATTTGAGCATAAATCGCTCAAaattttattcacgtaaagttaagcaatttactccGAAAAAGCTGAGTAATTGCTTAGCCTTACGTGAACAAAAATTTGTGCAAATTCCGTGAAGTTTTATTCTCGTAAAACTGACCatttactgagtaaaagcaattgcttttttttattaaccagGCCTATTTAGTCTAATTGCACATATTAACTCATTCAACGCCGCGAGCCGCTGTCACCGgcttttgcttttaataaaaggCAAGCCGGTAGTAACGGCTTTTAgaaaaacaatcattaaaaccattttttgatTCAAGAAAGGTAAACATTTCCACTGATTCGTgcttatgtttaataaataacctaatttgATTAGTTTTACCTTTAAAGAagctttgttttcaaaatttattgatttttttccaAGAATTTTTAAATGGCAAGTtcgacattaaaaaaaagttatccaATTCAAAACCGAATGATAAATGAGGTTGctgtcaaaaatattaaaaacaagacagacactaataaaatattatatcctCAATTATAACTTGTGAAAGAGTTAAATGTAACCTACCAAATAATACAAGGATCTCTTTATACTTAAACTATAGAGAATGcgcaataattaaaataaaacaataataatgttgacaccaaattaagaaaattaaaactcaGCTACCCGCTTTGAATACCTCCCTTATATAACAGTTTATAGCAGACTGCAAAACAGCTGAAGAAATTTTAGAACTCTGCAAAAGCATCCCAAACAATTACGTCACCGTGACGTCACTGTCCTGGCTGACGGCGCACAGCGTTATTCAATGTTTTGGAAAATTCTATACATTTCTCTGCTACATAAATTATTGCACACGTCGGTGTCATGACTTATgttatatacagtatatatataaacacagtatataatatatatatatatatatatatatatatatatatatatatatatatatatatatatatatatatatatatatatatgatatatatatatatatatatatatatatatatatatatatatatatatatatatatatatatatatatatatatatatatatatatatatatatacatttatatatatatatatatatatatatatatatatatatatatatatatatatatatatatatatatatattgttaatacatttacataaaatgctaaaatgcctacataaataacattttaaagtggTTTATGTGTGacctttttcaatattttaatggaaTAAACGTCAATTTAGTCATTAATAGGCAAAAGTTTATTCATAGGTGGTACATTGTAATATTtgcgttaattttttttatttatgattattcaaaactatttaCGTTTATGCCGAcaatgtgttatttttaaagagttattgttattgtaaaaagctataaaacagcattaaaacaaactgcaaagttgttttaaaaatattaagagtTTGTACAGTGGGTGGCCATTGAAATAGAGCCATCGagttttttacacatttttgttaaattttatccatgatgtaaaaaaaaataaaggtttacggtaaaaaataattaaaaatttaaagaatagttgtttattatataaatataaaaacaaacgaattttttttttatatataaaaattgtaatgttatcaatattttttaaatccacCCTTTGCTGCTATAAAGCTTCTATTCTCCGTGGCATGCTGTCAATGCATTTCTGTGACAATTTTTTATGTGAGGTTTTCGATGCCAACCTTCAATTAGTTTTTCAATAAGCTGGTTTTTATTTGTCACCagttcttttaaagaaaaaccttCCGTTTTAATAGCTCCCACAGGTTTTCTATAGGATTAAGATCCGGGGAATTTCCTGACCAATCCAGCAGTGGAATTTTTTTCTCTCCTAGAAACTTTTTAAAGGATTTTGCCGTATGATATGGGGCAgaatcttgcataaatataaattcgCCATCTGGAAACCATTCCGAGACTTGAGGAATGAGCTTTTGCTCCAAAACGTCTTTGTATTGGTCCTGCCTCATTGTCCCTTGGACTATGTAAAGCCTACCCGTACTCTTACCACATATAACGGACATGACCATAATTGACAATGGATGTTTTACTGTCTCGATAATGCAGTCTGGATTAAATTTTTCACCCACCCTTCGTTGCACAAATGAGGCTTTGTCGTCCAAGATCTGAAACGTGGATTCATCAGAAAAGCACACCTGAAcacaaatgtttataaaaatgttagtcTTTCATTAATCTAAAGAAAATCGAGAAATAAAGCAGAAAATGACaagtttaagaaataaatcCCTTTCTCCAATCATCTGTTGTCATATTGCGGTGTTTTATAGCCCATTTCAGTTTTTTATCCTTCATGGCAGGcgttaattttggttttttcgCAGGACGGTAACACTTAAAGCCTAACTCATCTAAGCGTCTCCTGACTGTGCGATCAATAATATTAATTCCAGCATCTTTAATCAATGTTGTGATTATTTTTCTGGGTTTCTTTCTATTCTCAAAGCAAATatttctgataatttttttcagaccTTGGCGTTGTAAGGCGTTTTCCTTTACAGTTTTTATGGAGTGTGGATATAGGGTTTtcgccattttttatttttgatgctaTTCTTTGCACAGTCTGCCTAGAAACGCCAATTCTTCTTGAAATTTCTCGTTGAGAACAGTTAGTGTTGCCTAAAAGTGacattatttcactttttttaaaaacattcacatctttttttttacccattgtcagaaactttaaaaaatttaatagacaAATAAACACAccacaaaaatatgtaaaagaaaattaaaaaagttgaaataatgtatatttttggaaaaactaCTTTCAAAGAAATCTTTCACTtaataaaacacttaaaaaataaaattttgaaaaatttttggttaaaaataacGTTTGAAGAAAGATCCTTAACACACACACAACAAGCTTCAGCACTCTACAAATGGTAACTGAACACAATTTCACGGTTTTACTTgtcaaaacattcaaaatgcAGTGTTGCTAgcaacaaaatagttttgtctacacaataatttgtaataatgtcgtaaataattatgaaaaattgtgAATTTTACGTTTGAAAGGTGAATTAATGCTgacaatataacaaaaaacgtGATGGCCCTGTTTCAATGGCCACCCACTGTAATAATGTTAAACAACTTCGTGACGCagttttattgctgttttatattgttttattgctgtttaacattaaaacataatacaagtttaaaataaaacatggtAAATAACacctcaaaaataaaattttggacaaaatttaaaaattattatcttaagaactaataagttttaatatttaatatttcaactgttaatatgttagtatacgtagtttataaatatattaaaataattatttcaaataccatatttatcaatattataaagtttttttgaaagatgttttatttgagtgaggaaaatttctttattcatcTTTGAATAACAATATCTAATTCTTGCTTCAAGTTCTTCCAAATTCTCAGCTCTCCAATTATTCTCGTACACTT
This window contains:
- the LOC136086854 gene encoding uncharacterized protein LOC136086854, giving the protein MVRNRIKKTNKVAIPSETMKVAVNKVLEGTQLNVVARQFNIDRMTLKRYCRKKRLNPNEAFKLHLDQQNRYKYNPNCIYNVDETGLTTVQKPVKVLAGRGSKQVGRITSAERGTLVTACCASNAIGNSIPPLFIFPRVKFHDYMIKEGPPGCVGFANPSGWMNSEIFIEWIKHFVKYSNCSQESPVLLLLDSHESHISVKGLELAIQHGITMISFPPHCSH